GGGACGCCTAATCGACCCCCTGGGCATTGGACTGGGCATTGCGCGGGATCTTGGCGTGAACCGCAAGGCGATCGCTGCCCGAGTGGCCGCCAAGATTCCCACCCTCACCATTGCTGGAGATCTCGGCGGGGGAACCGATGGTACTGTTCCGGTCGGGTGTACCCAGGTGCAACATGCCCAGTTCATTTGCCTGGAAAAGCTGTCTCATCCCGCCATGCGTTGTCACGAGCGGGTGGCCGCTATTATCCGAGATTTTTGGGAAGATTTTTCCATTGGTGAGGCGATCGCCTTTGATGAGGTGATTCGGCGACTGTATGACACTCCCGGCATGACCGATGGGCAATGGCGCGATTTCGATCAGGCGAAAGTGCTCTTTCATCTCCAAAATGGGGGCACCGTGCGCTATTGGATGAATCCTTTCGGCATTAAGCATGTCTTTGTGGCGTCACCGGATGGCACCTGCCTGTATGCCGGATTTGTGGGATGGCTTCATTCTGCGGATCTGCGGGATGCCCTAGAGGAGATTCGTCAAGATTATGCACCCTAAGGCGACGAACCTTCGGCATAGCGGATATAGGTCTAGCGCGATCGCCCTCAACCAATAAAGAGAGAGGTGAACAAACGCTGTTTGTCCTTTCTCTAATACGTTCAGACCGGAATCACTAGCCTTGCTAGGCTTGAGCAGGTTGCTGAGTCGCGACAGGCGGGGTTGCCGCTCCTTTCGCTGCCGCAGCATCTACCGCTCTAAATTCAATGTGGTTCAGTAGGGTGGTCACAAACGCAAAGAGTAGGAAAGGTAGCGACAACACCAAAATCAGTCCAACGGTGGCGATCGCATAAATCGGTCGGCTTGCTCCCATTAGCGCCATGGCCGACGCCAAGCTCAAGAAAATGACAATCAGCCAAACCACAATCTGACCGTAGATATCTCCGAAGGACAAGGTACACACAACTCGGTATTTCTGGATGTTATTCATGGCAGCTCCGACTTTATATCCTTAGGCTAATAGCGTACTGGGAGTCTGCGGGTGTCCCGGCAGAGCTAAATCTTTTTAAAAGGGTTGCAATAAGTCTTTACATCGCTCACACCATCGAAATGGGCGGTGTTGCGGCTGCGCTTCGAGAACCAGACCAGCGCTATAGTGTGGATTGATCCTAGCATTTCCTCGATCTGTGCCGAATCTATCTGAACCGAAGCGTTACATTTTGTTTTACAAACCCTACAACGTGCTGACGCAGTTTAGCGATCGCACCCCCTCTTCTCTGGAGAATCCCACCACTGAATCGGGCAGTACTCGCCTCACCCTCAAGGATTTTATTGCCGTGGCCAACGTCTATCCCGCCGGACGGCTCGATCAAGACAGCGAAGGACTCCTCCTCCTCACTAACGACGGTCGGTTACAGCATCGCCTGACCGATCCCCAGTTTGGGCATCCCCGCACCTACTGGGTTCAAGTCGAACGAATACCGAATGAAGCGGCGTTGCAAACGCTCCGGCAAGGGGTGACGATCAAAGGCTATCGCACTCGTCCAGCAAATGTTCAAACCATCAATGAACCCGACCTACCACCCCGAGATCCCCCGATTCGGTATCGAAAATCGGTGCCGACCGCTTGGCTAGAAATGACCTTAACGGAAGGTCGCAACCGTCAGGTACGGCGGATGACAGCGGCGATCGGACATCCCACCCTGCGGCTCATCAGAGTGGCGATCGCCCATCTCACCCTAGCCGGACTCCACCCTGGCGAGTGGCGAGACGTAACCCCTGCCGAAATCCGAGAGCTTCAACGGGTCATGAACCCTCAAACCTCTAAACCGAGGTCGCCTTCCAACGCGCCAAGACGGCGGACAAACTCCCCTAGGCACAAAAGCCGTTCATAAAAGATTGCCCAGAGCAGTAACCC
The nucleotide sequence above comes from Synechococcales cyanobacterium T60_A2020_003. Encoded proteins:
- a CDS encoding alpha/beta fold hydrolase is translated as MPDTPDFLLFSQHGWADDNRAMIDLAQHVASDSALIIAPNLGYIETWLRIEPLIHVVESVATQQLKQYPDTPIRILGHSMGGLIWLEVLDRHPEWWQRIHSLVLIASPVGGADLGRLIDPLGIGLGIARDLGVNRKAIAARVAAKIPTLTIAGDLGGGTDGTVPVGCTQVQHAQFICLEKLSHPAMRCHERVAAIIRDFWEDFSIGEAIAFDEVIRRLYDTPGMTDGQWRDFDQAKVLFHLQNGGTVRYWMNPFGIKHVFVASPDGTCLYAGFVGWLHSADLRDALEEIRQDYAP
- a CDS encoding pseudouridine synthase; this encodes MFYKPYNVLTQFSDRTPSSLENPTTESGSTRLTLKDFIAVANVYPAGRLDQDSEGLLLLTNDGRLQHRLTDPQFGHPRTYWVQVERIPNEAALQTLRQGVTIKGYRTRPANVQTINEPDLPPRDPPIRYRKSVPTAWLEMTLTEGRNRQVRRMTAAIGHPTLRLIRVAIAHLTLAGLHPGEWRDVTPAEIRELQRVMNPQTSKPRSPSNAPRRRTNSPRHKSRS